The genomic stretch TTGTCTGTGTTGCACACAAGATCAACCATATAGAAATCACGAAACTTGTCGAGCATCCGTCTCACGAGTTCACTGCCGATCCCCTGTTTCTGATATTCCGGCAGGACTTCGAGAAGCGGAATGTAACAGGCGAGTACATTATCTGTAATCGCTGTGATGAATCCGACAACTCGATCAGACCGCTCATCGGTTGCAACCACTATTTCATCGCTTTTGCTCAGTAATCTGAGATGTGTCTCTTCAGAGGGTGGATTCGGCCAGCCGA from Candidatus Zixiibacteriota bacterium encodes the following:
- a CDS encoding GNAT family N-acetyltransferase, giving the protein MSYTDSADNITSEMLSGFFVGWPNPPSEETHLRLLSKSDEIVVATDERSDRVVGFITAITDNVLACYIPLLEVLPEYQKQGIGSELVRRMLDKFRDFYMVDLVCNTDKVAFYEKFGLRAGNAMMRRNFENQSGR